One segment of Rosa chinensis cultivar Old Blush chromosome 6, RchiOBHm-V2, whole genome shotgun sequence DNA contains the following:
- the LOC112170278 gene encoding SWI/SNF complex subunit SWI3D, whose protein sequence is MLQSPNPDPHPNPFPPSMEEKRGDAGTQPPANAADSPASEPTSSRRRAGGQKRKASSLGGSGSSSTPSKRLTREKASLSHPPIHNGPLTRARQGPNNHASASAAAVKPAAQTKRPEPSSVEAERAKRESELEALEASMEAEFEAIRSRDANAHVVPSHCGWFSWTKVHAIEERMLPSFFNGKSDARTPDTYLEIRNCIMKKFHVNPGTLVELKDMLELEVGDFDSRQEVMEFLDHWGLINFHPFPPTGSTVANVNSDEVTERDSLVDKLYHFEALESRSSVVPKTNLFTPTVPSGLFPESTFAEELVRPEGPAVEYHCNSCSADCSRKRYHCQKQADFDLCSDCFNNGKFDSGMSSSDFILMEPAEAPGVSGGKWTDQETLLLLEALELYKENWNEIAEHVATKTKAQCILHFVQMPIEDTFLDRDDDIDAIAKETADPTSTNNDLLPPKDAPETTENKTSANESDPQTSPMEISKEEASEVKVGEDTSRPEDENEVKVGQDTSKLEDTGDLKIDQETDENLALKALKEAFEVVGYPQTPESQLSFADVGNPAMALAAFLARLVGPDHAIASAHNSLKSISADSAGIELASRHCFILEDPPNDRKEQASHDSVAAEREVQSEKVDEENSHKEDNSTSGLEDRGVSNDNNDKKLEEVTPEEKSQSTKEQDDRVSHEEVGTDKLNKSNNSELPNDQPPTLGESDNSKVETPPSSVKESGEGTSVGQPSETIETPMDVDMSDSNPSTKTEPQQPVTSNSAEEPSQSTEASKEVDVSNALPSERDEPPPPVTEEPPQPTETSKDVLMVCDSQPPQENEPSQPVENTASEDQTDDSKHEKHDCTDPKNDKKQETKGEQKIDKIKQAAVSAVSAAAVKAKLLAEQEEDQIRQLAAMLIEKQLHKLEAKLGFFHEMESVVMRVKEQLDRSRQKLYHERAQIIAARLGLPGSSSRGMPSAMPTNRMAMNAANSVPRPPLMMTSQRPPMSRPTGAVASTPLNQFSSSGSAIRPPSQDSLSSIGTK, encoded by the exons ATGTTGCAAAGCCCAAACCCCGATCCGCATCCAAACCCATTCCCCCCATCCATGGAAGAAAAACGCGGAGACGCCGGAACTCAGCCTCCGGCTAATGCCGCCGACTCTCCGGCCTCCGAGCCTACTTCTTCGAGACGCCGCGCCGGAGGCCAGAAGCGAAAGGCCAGCAGCCTCGGCGGCTCCGGCTCTTCATCAACACCGTCGAAACGCTTGACTCGCGAGAAGGCTTCGCTTTCTCACCCTCCGATCCACAACGGCCCGTTGACGAGGGCCCGCCAGGGGCCCAATAACCATGCGTCGGCCTCAGCCGCGGCCGTGAAGCCTGCTGCTCAGACGAAGCGGCCGGAGCCGTCGTCGGTGGAGGCGGAGCGGGCTAAAAGGGAGAGCGAGTTGGAGGCTTTGGAGGCTTCTATGGAAGCTGAGTTTGAAGCCATTAGATCTCGCGATGCCAATGCTCATGTGGTTCCCAGTCATTGTG GTTGGTTTTCATGGACAAAGGTTCACGCCATTGAGGAGCGTATGTTGCCGTCTTTCTTTAATGGGAAGTCTGATGCTCGAACTCCCGATACATACCTGGAGATACGCAATTGTATTATGAAAAAATTCCATGTTAATCCGGGAACATTGGTTGAACTGAAGGATATGTTGGAGCTTGAAGTCGGAGACTTCGATTCAAGACAAGAAGTAATGGAATTTTTGGACCACTGGGGTTTGATAAATTTCCACCCTTTCCCACCAACAGGTTCTACTGTTGCAAATGTCAACAGTGATGAGGTGACAGAAAGGGATTCTTTGGTAGATAAGTTGTATCACTTTGAAGCACTAGAATCACGATCATCAGTGGTTCCTAAGACTAACTTATTTACTCCAACTGTGCCATCTGGTCTGTTCCCAGAGTCTACATTTGCTGAAGAATTGGTGAGGCCTGAGGGGCCAGCTGTTGAGTACCATTGCAACTCTTGTTCAGCTGATTGCTCACGCAAACGCTACCATTGCCAGAAGCAG GCAGATTTTGATCTGTGCTCTGATTGCTTTAACAATGGGAAATTCGACTCGGGTATGTCTTCATCAGATTTTATTCTTATGGAGCCTGCTGAGGCTCCTGGGGTAAGTGGTGGGAAGTGGACAGATCAGGAGACCCTCCTTCTCCTTGAAGCATTAGAATTATATAAAGAAAACTGGAATGAGATTGCTGAACATGTTGCTACAAAAACAAAAGCTCAGTGTATATTGCACTTTGTTCAAATGCCAATTGAGGATACCTTCCTAGATCGTGATGATGATATTGATGCCATAGCCAAAGAAACTGCAGATCCAACTTCAACTAACAAtgatttattgccccccaaagaTGCCCCTGAAACAACAGAGAATAAGACAAGTGCTAATGAGAGTGACCCTCAAACTTCCCCGATGGAAATTTCAAAAGAAGAAGCAAGTGAGGTTAAAGTTGGGGAGGATACTTCAAGGCCAGAAGATGAAAATGAAGTCAAAGTTGGTCAGGACACCTCAAAGTTGGAAGATACTGGTGATTTGAAAATTGATCAGGAAACAGATGAGAACCTTGCATTGAAGGCTCTTAAAGAAGCCTTTGAAGTTGTTGGTTATCCTCAAACACCTGAAAGTCAACTCTCATTTGCAGATGTGGGAAACCCTGCCATGGCATTG GCAGCATTCCTGGCACGGTTGGTGGGACCTGATCATGCCATTGCCTCGGCacataattctttgaaatccatATCTGCAGATTCTGCTGGCATTGAGCTGGCTTCGAGGCACTGCTTTATTTTGGAAGATCCACCAAATGACAGAAAGGAACAAGCTAGTCATGATAG TGTTGCTGCTGAAAGGGAAGTGCAGAGTGAGAAAGTCGATGAAGAAAATAGTCATAAAGAGGATAACTCCACCTCAGGTTTGGAAGATAGAGGTGTATCAAATGATAACAATGACAAGAAACTTGAAGAAGTTACTCCTGAAGAAAAGTCACAATCTACAAAAGAACAAGATGACAGGGTTTCTCATGAGGAAGTAGGAACTGATAAATTGaacaagtcaaacaactcaGAGTTACCAAATGACCAACCACCAACTTTGGGGGAGTCAGATAATTCAAAAGTTGAGACACCACCAAGTTCAGTAAAGGAGTCGGGAGAGGGAACTTCAGTAGGACAGCCTTCTGAAACCATAGAGACACCAATGGATGTGGATATGTCTGACTCCAATCCCTCAACGAAGACGGAGCCTCAGCAACCAGTTACATCAAATTCAGCTGAGGAACCTTCTCAGTCTACAGAGGCATCAAAAGAAGTGGATGTATCTAATGCTCTGCCTTCAGAAAGAGATGAGCCTCCACCACCAGTTACTGAAGAACCCCCTCAACCTACAGAAACATCAAAGGATGTTCTTATGGTGTGTGACTCTCAGCCCCCACAAGAGAATGAGCCTTCCCAACCAGTTGAAAACACTGCAa GTGAGGATCAGACTGATGATAGTAAACACGAGAAGCATGACTGTACAGACCCAAAAAATGATAAAAAGCAAGAGACAAAAGGCGAACAGAAGATTGATAAAATAAAGCAAGCTGCAGTTTCTGCAGTCTCAGCAGCTGCTGTGAAGGCAAAACTTCTAGCAGAACAGGAAGAAGATCAAATTCGACAGCTTGCAGCAATGCTGATAGAGAAGCAG TTGCATAAGTTGGAAGCCAAGTTAGGTTTCTTTCATGAGATGGAAAGTGTTGTGATGAGGGTAAAAGAGCAATTGGATAGGTCAAGACAGAAGCTCTACCATGAGCGGGCACAGATAATTGCTGCCCGACTTGGCTTACCAGGTTCCTCATCTAGAGGAATGCCATCTGCGATGCCTACCAATAGAATGGCCATGAATGCTGCAAACTCAGTTCCAAGGCCCCCACTTATGATGACCTCTCAAAGGCCACCCATGTCGAGACCCACAGGGGCGGTGGCTTCGACCCCTTTAAACCAATTTTCGTCCTCAGGAAGTGCGATTCGGCCTCCCAGTCAGGACAGCCTTTCTTCTATTGGGACAAAGTAA